In one Gossypium hirsutum isolate 1008001.06 chromosome D09, Gossypium_hirsutum_v2.1, whole genome shotgun sequence genomic region, the following are encoded:
- the LOC107891719 gene encoding uncharacterized protein At1g51745 isoform X3: MSFSLMIEHRDCCDIEKPKRVKAFHSGDYDECIEKAMAAATNSSKKAVKYAQRKYAILHALEIKSEHLVEDHCSSARESLTGSYSGKENEYLTDEMSESENDSDSALELSSPFISFEEPNHINGTKMHSMLVKRTNTPNDSKDDGTERNKRMRGLEDLGLGVESKRKAEAPGLLELVQQDNASLYGSNNGHCLSNGDHSSLIKRKRSQLANVHKFSKRKYHWRPLTKVLASTAMVSVPVVCGEVPSSSGLSLMGLSDKKFPGMDFNESGESVYEVINNNNNNNTNNNSDNTGVSCENCVSNAFEHVADVSQISNTTKDDEIFGIPGILGQLFDVPFVEDKPSADFSPILVSCPSAIPEVGDLGRRAKIEGHNESGFTRLVAIDTNSTSQRMEEGATEWQLKGKRKVRQISKIHKRGLRKYVDMDDESKHSYGFSRGSDQKVEDQLDGFRDCKSMSQEPRVKGPIVEAKILPGRSMTPRRSLLYDHCHYTVNSRYLMTEFHGITDSTDSSLYDVRIEVKANYRPQHVQLVSLVSKVNGKALIGHPLTVEVSSDDCYYGDLTHEVAIECTEVGHLVKQNPGGLISTKNMKMESRFPPRKSAKVKKTGFSSKKTRKLSSLNGPKPGVDDWKLVTEKFKGHEIACIAVKLAFSRINEALNNSNTTNTPRH, from the exons ATGTCTTTTTCTTTAATGATTGAACACAG ggactgcTGTGATATTGAAAAGCCTAAGAGGGTCAAGGCTTTTCACAGTGGAGACTATGATGAATGTATCGAGAAAGCAATGGCTGCGGCAACAAATTCTAGCAAGAAAGCAGTGAAATATGCTCAAAGAAAATATGCTATTCTCCATGCTCTTGAGATCAAGAGTGAACATTTAGTTGAGGATCATTGTAGTTCGGCCCGAGAATCACTTACTGGTTCTTATTCTGGGAAAGAAAATGAGTATTTGACTGATGAAATGAGTGAATCCGAGAATGACTCAGATTCAGCTCTGGAATTATCTAGCCCTTTCATATCCTTTGAAGAGCCAAATCATATTAACGGTACTAAGATGCACTCTATGTTGGTAAAGAGAACAAACACACCAAATGATTCCAAGGATGATGGAACAGAACGAAACAAGCGGATGAGAGGACTTGAGGATCTAGGCTTGGGTGTTGAAtcaaaaagaaaagctgaggctcCAGGCTTGCTTGAGCTAGTTCAACAAGACAATGCTTCATTATATGGTTCAAACAACGGCCATTGCCTCTCTAACGGAGACCATTCATCATTGATAAAAAGGAAGAGATCACAACTGGCAAATGTTCACAAATTCTCGAAAAGGAAATATCACTGGCGACCATTAACCAAGGTTTTGGCAAGTACAGCTATGGTGTCGGTTCCTGTTGTTTGTGGTGAAGTTCCAAGTTCAAGTGGTTTGTCCCTTATGGGACTCTCTGACAAGAAGTTTCCAGGAATGGATTTTAATGAATCCGGGGAAAGTGTTTATGAAGTaattaacaacaacaacaacaacaatactaataacaactCGGATAATACTGGAGTTTCATGTGAGAATTGTGTCTCAAATGCTTTTGAACATGTTGCTGATGTATCTCAAATTAGTAATACGAcaaaagatgatgaaattttcgGCATACCAGGTATTCTAGGTCAGCTATTTGATGTCCCATTTGTTGAAGATAAACCATCTGCAG ATTTTTCTCCGATACTTGTATCATGTCCATCTGCGATACCTGAAGTTGGTGATTTGGGAAGGCGAGCTAAAATTGAAGGACATAATGAATCTGGTTTTACGAGATTAGTTGCTATCGATACAAATAGTACTAGCCAAAGAATGGAGGAAGGTGCCACGGAATGGCAGTtaaaaggaaagagaaaagtGAGACAAATAAGTAAAATTCATAAGCGCGGCTTGAGAAAATATGTGGACATGGATGATGAATCAAAACACTCGTATGGTTTTTCTCGGGGTTCTGATCAGAAAGTTGAAGACCAGCTCGATGGGTTCCGGGACTGTAAGTCTATGTCTCAGGAGCCTCGAGTGAAGGGGCCGATAGTGGAGGCAAAAATACTACCTGGTCGTTCTATGACTCCTCGAAGGTCACTTCTGTACGATCATTGTCACTATACTGTTAACTCCAGATATCTGATGAcagaatttcatggaataactgATTCTACTGATTCATCATTATATGATGTTAGGATTGAGGTGAAAGCTAACTACCGGCCACAGCATGTTCAATTAGTTTCCCTTGTGAGTAAAGTAAATGGGAAAGCCTTAATTGGTCATCCTCTAACAGTTGAGGTTTCAAGTGATGATTGTTACTACGGCGATTTGACTCATGAAGTTGCTATCGAGTGCACCGAAGTTGGTCATTTAGTGAAGCAAAATCCCGGTGGACTAATCTCTACAAAGAATATGAAAATGGAATCACGTTTCCCGCCACGTAAATCAGCTAAGGTGAAGAAAACTGGATTTTCATCTAAGAAGACTCGGAAATTGTCTTCACTGAATGGTCCAAAGCCAGGCGTAGATGACTGGAAACTGGTGACAGAGAAGTTCAAGGGTCATGAAATAGCTTGCATTGCTGTAAAGTTAGCATTCAGTAGGATAAACGAAGCATTGAACAACTCCAACACAACCAACACACCGCGTCATTAA
- the LOC107891719 gene encoding uncharacterized protein At1g51745 isoform X1: MSFSLMIEHRFFLLQLGPFSYIKPFEFRDCCDIEKPKRVKAFHSGDYDECIEKAMAAATNSSKKAVKYAQRKYAILHALEIKSEHLVEDHCSSARESLTGSYSGKENEYLTDEMSESENDSDSALELSSPFISFEEPNHINGTKMHSMLVKRTNTPNDSKDDGTERNKRMRGLEDLGLGVESKRKAEAPGLLELVQQDNASLYGSNNGHCLSNGDHSSLIKRKRSQLANVHKFSKRKYHWRPLTKVLASTAMVSVPVVCGEVPSSSGLSLMGLSDKKFPGMDFNESGESVYEVINNNNNNNTNNNSDNTGVSCENCVSNAFEHVADVSQISNTTKDDEIFGIPGILGQLFDVPFVEDKPSADFSPILVSCPSAIPEVGDLGRRAKIEGHNESGFTRLVAIDTNSTSQRMEEGATEWQLKGKRKVRQISKIHKRGLRKYVDMDDESKHSYGFSRGSDQKVEDQLDGFRDCKSMSQEPRVKGPIVEAKILPGRSMTPRRSLLYDHCHYTVNSRYLMTEFHGITDSTDSSLYDVRIEVKANYRPQHVQLVSLVSKVNGKALIGHPLTVEVSSDDCYYGDLTHEVAIECTEVGHLVKQNPGGLISTKNMKMESRFPPRKSAKVKKTGFSSKKTRKLSSLNGPKPGVDDWKLVTEKFKGHEIACIAVKLAFSRINEALNNSNTTNTPRH, from the exons ATGTCTTTTTCTTTAATGATTGAACACAGGTTTTTTCTTCTCCAGCTAGGACCTTTTTCCTACATAAAACCCTTCGAGTTTAG ggactgcTGTGATATTGAAAAGCCTAAGAGGGTCAAGGCTTTTCACAGTGGAGACTATGATGAATGTATCGAGAAAGCAATGGCTGCGGCAACAAATTCTAGCAAGAAAGCAGTGAAATATGCTCAAAGAAAATATGCTATTCTCCATGCTCTTGAGATCAAGAGTGAACATTTAGTTGAGGATCATTGTAGTTCGGCCCGAGAATCACTTACTGGTTCTTATTCTGGGAAAGAAAATGAGTATTTGACTGATGAAATGAGTGAATCCGAGAATGACTCAGATTCAGCTCTGGAATTATCTAGCCCTTTCATATCCTTTGAAGAGCCAAATCATATTAACGGTACTAAGATGCACTCTATGTTGGTAAAGAGAACAAACACACCAAATGATTCCAAGGATGATGGAACAGAACGAAACAAGCGGATGAGAGGACTTGAGGATCTAGGCTTGGGTGTTGAAtcaaaaagaaaagctgaggctcCAGGCTTGCTTGAGCTAGTTCAACAAGACAATGCTTCATTATATGGTTCAAACAACGGCCATTGCCTCTCTAACGGAGACCATTCATCATTGATAAAAAGGAAGAGATCACAACTGGCAAATGTTCACAAATTCTCGAAAAGGAAATATCACTGGCGACCATTAACCAAGGTTTTGGCAAGTACAGCTATGGTGTCGGTTCCTGTTGTTTGTGGTGAAGTTCCAAGTTCAAGTGGTTTGTCCCTTATGGGACTCTCTGACAAGAAGTTTCCAGGAATGGATTTTAATGAATCCGGGGAAAGTGTTTATGAAGTaattaacaacaacaacaacaacaatactaataacaactCGGATAATACTGGAGTTTCATGTGAGAATTGTGTCTCAAATGCTTTTGAACATGTTGCTGATGTATCTCAAATTAGTAATACGAcaaaagatgatgaaattttcgGCATACCAGGTATTCTAGGTCAGCTATTTGATGTCCCATTTGTTGAAGATAAACCATCTGCAG ATTTTTCTCCGATACTTGTATCATGTCCATCTGCGATACCTGAAGTTGGTGATTTGGGAAGGCGAGCTAAAATTGAAGGACATAATGAATCTGGTTTTACGAGATTAGTTGCTATCGATACAAATAGTACTAGCCAAAGAATGGAGGAAGGTGCCACGGAATGGCAGTtaaaaggaaagagaaaagtGAGACAAATAAGTAAAATTCATAAGCGCGGCTTGAGAAAATATGTGGACATGGATGATGAATCAAAACACTCGTATGGTTTTTCTCGGGGTTCTGATCAGAAAGTTGAAGACCAGCTCGATGGGTTCCGGGACTGTAAGTCTATGTCTCAGGAGCCTCGAGTGAAGGGGCCGATAGTGGAGGCAAAAATACTACCTGGTCGTTCTATGACTCCTCGAAGGTCACTTCTGTACGATCATTGTCACTATACTGTTAACTCCAGATATCTGATGAcagaatttcatggaataactgATTCTACTGATTCATCATTATATGATGTTAGGATTGAGGTGAAAGCTAACTACCGGCCACAGCATGTTCAATTAGTTTCCCTTGTGAGTAAAGTAAATGGGAAAGCCTTAATTGGTCATCCTCTAACAGTTGAGGTTTCAAGTGATGATTGTTACTACGGCGATTTGACTCATGAAGTTGCTATCGAGTGCACCGAAGTTGGTCATTTAGTGAAGCAAAATCCCGGTGGACTAATCTCTACAAAGAATATGAAAATGGAATCACGTTTCCCGCCACGTAAATCAGCTAAGGTGAAGAAAACTGGATTTTCATCTAAGAAGACTCGGAAATTGTCTTCACTGAATGGTCCAAAGCCAGGCGTAGATGACTGGAAACTGGTGACAGAGAAGTTCAAGGGTCATGAAATAGCTTGCATTGCTGTAAAGTTAGCATTCAGTAGGATAAACGAAGCATTGAACAACTCCAACACAACCAACACACCGCGTCATTAA
- the LOC107891719 gene encoding uncharacterized protein At1g51745 isoform X2, with translation MNPTYRALTSMDCCDIEKPKRVKAFHSGDYDECIEKAMAAATNSSKKAVKYAQRKYAILHALEIKSEHLVEDHCSSARESLTGSYSGKENEYLTDEMSESENDSDSALELSSPFISFEEPNHINGTKMHSMLVKRTNTPNDSKDDGTERNKRMRGLEDLGLGVESKRKAEAPGLLELVQQDNASLYGSNNGHCLSNGDHSSLIKRKRSQLANVHKFSKRKYHWRPLTKVLASTAMVSVPVVCGEVPSSSGLSLMGLSDKKFPGMDFNESGESVYEVINNNNNNNTNNNSDNTGVSCENCVSNAFEHVADVSQISNTTKDDEIFGIPGILGQLFDVPFVEDKPSADFSPILVSCPSAIPEVGDLGRRAKIEGHNESGFTRLVAIDTNSTSQRMEEGATEWQLKGKRKVRQISKIHKRGLRKYVDMDDESKHSYGFSRGSDQKVEDQLDGFRDCKSMSQEPRVKGPIVEAKILPGRSMTPRRSLLYDHCHYTVNSRYLMTEFHGITDSTDSSLYDVRIEVKANYRPQHVQLVSLVSKVNGKALIGHPLTVEVSSDDCYYGDLTHEVAIECTEVGHLVKQNPGGLISTKNMKMESRFPPRKSAKVKKTGFSSKKTRKLSSLNGPKPGVDDWKLVTEKFKGHEIACIAVKLAFSRINEALNNSNTTNTPRH, from the exons ATGAATCCAACATACAGGGCATTAACAAGCAT ggactgcTGTGATATTGAAAAGCCTAAGAGGGTCAAGGCTTTTCACAGTGGAGACTATGATGAATGTATCGAGAAAGCAATGGCTGCGGCAACAAATTCTAGCAAGAAAGCAGTGAAATATGCTCAAAGAAAATATGCTATTCTCCATGCTCTTGAGATCAAGAGTGAACATTTAGTTGAGGATCATTGTAGTTCGGCCCGAGAATCACTTACTGGTTCTTATTCTGGGAAAGAAAATGAGTATTTGACTGATGAAATGAGTGAATCCGAGAATGACTCAGATTCAGCTCTGGAATTATCTAGCCCTTTCATATCCTTTGAAGAGCCAAATCATATTAACGGTACTAAGATGCACTCTATGTTGGTAAAGAGAACAAACACACCAAATGATTCCAAGGATGATGGAACAGAACGAAACAAGCGGATGAGAGGACTTGAGGATCTAGGCTTGGGTGTTGAAtcaaaaagaaaagctgaggctcCAGGCTTGCTTGAGCTAGTTCAACAAGACAATGCTTCATTATATGGTTCAAACAACGGCCATTGCCTCTCTAACGGAGACCATTCATCATTGATAAAAAGGAAGAGATCACAACTGGCAAATGTTCACAAATTCTCGAAAAGGAAATATCACTGGCGACCATTAACCAAGGTTTTGGCAAGTACAGCTATGGTGTCGGTTCCTGTTGTTTGTGGTGAAGTTCCAAGTTCAAGTGGTTTGTCCCTTATGGGACTCTCTGACAAGAAGTTTCCAGGAATGGATTTTAATGAATCCGGGGAAAGTGTTTATGAAGTaattaacaacaacaacaacaacaatactaataacaactCGGATAATACTGGAGTTTCATGTGAGAATTGTGTCTCAAATGCTTTTGAACATGTTGCTGATGTATCTCAAATTAGTAATACGAcaaaagatgatgaaattttcgGCATACCAGGTATTCTAGGTCAGCTATTTGATGTCCCATTTGTTGAAGATAAACCATCTGCAG ATTTTTCTCCGATACTTGTATCATGTCCATCTGCGATACCTGAAGTTGGTGATTTGGGAAGGCGAGCTAAAATTGAAGGACATAATGAATCTGGTTTTACGAGATTAGTTGCTATCGATACAAATAGTACTAGCCAAAGAATGGAGGAAGGTGCCACGGAATGGCAGTtaaaaggaaagagaaaagtGAGACAAATAAGTAAAATTCATAAGCGCGGCTTGAGAAAATATGTGGACATGGATGATGAATCAAAACACTCGTATGGTTTTTCTCGGGGTTCTGATCAGAAAGTTGAAGACCAGCTCGATGGGTTCCGGGACTGTAAGTCTATGTCTCAGGAGCCTCGAGTGAAGGGGCCGATAGTGGAGGCAAAAATACTACCTGGTCGTTCTATGACTCCTCGAAGGTCACTTCTGTACGATCATTGTCACTATACTGTTAACTCCAGATATCTGATGAcagaatttcatggaataactgATTCTACTGATTCATCATTATATGATGTTAGGATTGAGGTGAAAGCTAACTACCGGCCACAGCATGTTCAATTAGTTTCCCTTGTGAGTAAAGTAAATGGGAAAGCCTTAATTGGTCATCCTCTAACAGTTGAGGTTTCAAGTGATGATTGTTACTACGGCGATTTGACTCATGAAGTTGCTATCGAGTGCACCGAAGTTGGTCATTTAGTGAAGCAAAATCCCGGTGGACTAATCTCTACAAAGAATATGAAAATGGAATCACGTTTCCCGCCACGTAAATCAGCTAAGGTGAAGAAAACTGGATTTTCATCTAAGAAGACTCGGAAATTGTCTTCACTGAATGGTCCAAAGCCAGGCGTAGATGACTGGAAACTGGTGACAGAGAAGTTCAAGGGTCATGAAATAGCTTGCATTGCTGTAAAGTTAGCATTCAGTAGGATAAACGAAGCATTGAACAACTCCAACACAACCAACACACCGCGTCATTAA